Genomic DNA from Leptotrichia wadei:
TCATTCTTCCTTTTTCATTATCTAGCTGAATATTTGTAATGTTTATTCTTTTTGCACCAGTAATTCGTGAAACTGCTATTTCTTTTGCTTTTTCCATTCCGATATATTTTGGTGTTTTTCTTATTTCTGTATCACTGCCATTTGTATTAATAATTTTTCCGTCATCTCTGATTACTGTTGAAGCGGATGATCGTTCTTTTTCACTGTAACTCAGGACTTTTCCTGTGTTTGCATCAATGTTGTATTTATATTTTTTCCGTTCTGTATAAAATTCTATTTCATAAATAAATTTTCTATTTTCTTTATCCAGACGAATTTTAGTCATTTTTGCAGAATTTTTTGCCACTTTTGAATGATTCAATGCAAGTTGTTTTGCCTGTTCAATCGAAATTTTAACATCAACATTTAAAACTCTTATTGTTTTAGTCTTTTTAACTGAATTTTCATTTGCAAAAACTCCTGTCATTGTAATAAAAAATAGTATAAGCAATTTTTTTAAGAATTTTTTTTTCATTTTACCTCCTTTTTCAACTTAAATATAAACGAACTTCCTTTTCCAATTTCACTTTCTACATAAATATCTCCTTTGTGCGCTTCTATAATCCATTTTACCATTGATAATCCAAGTCCTAGATTTTCAGTTGTTCTGGAACTTTCTACTTGATAAAATCTCCCCCAGATTTTAGGGATATTTTCTTTTTCAATACCAATTCCGTCATCAATAATTTTACATATTGCAAAATTTTTATCTTGTGTTAATTTTATCCAAATATTGCCGTTTTCACGACCATAGTTAATCGCATTTGAAATTAAATTTACAAAGATTCTCATAATCATCATCTCATCACCAATAATAAAAATATCTTCCTCTATTTCAGGATGAATTTTTATATTTTTGCTATCTGCATTGTATAGCTGACTGTCAGCAATAAGATGTGCCATTTCGCTCATATTTATTTTATCAAGATTAAGTTTCTGATTTCCTCTGTCCATTCTTGATAAAGTTAGAAGCTGTGAAATTAATTTTGACATCTTTTTAGTTTCCTCAAGCACAGAAAAAATTGTATGTTTGGCATTTTCTATTGAAGTTAGGTTTTCAAGACCGTATTCACATTCGGAAATAATAATTGAGACAGGTGTCCGCAACTCGTGTGAAACATCCGATGTAAACTGTGCTTCTCTTTCAAAGGAGCTTTGCAGTCTGTCAAACATTGTATCAAATGTATTTGCCAAAGTATAAATTTCATCATTTCCTTCTCCAATGTTAATTCTTTGTGTCAAATCGTTTCCCTCATTGATTTTTTCCGCTGCTTCCCTTATTTTTTCTATCGGTTTAAATGCTTTCTTTGTTATAAAATATCCGCTTATTGCTGAAAATAACAGGAAAAATGGCAATACAATCAGAGAAATTAAAACAATTGTTTCGATAATATTTTCAACTTCTGTCGCAGGAGTGATTCCCCGAATATGAACAATACCATAATCTTGAAAATTCTTTTTGCTATCAAAAATATACCATTTTTTATTTTTGTGCCTTATAATTCTTACATTGTTTTTATCAGAAAAAGTTTCATCATATTCAAAATCCAGTGGAATATCCCCATAAATAAATCCTGTTTCATCGTTATAAACTGACAAATGAACATTATTATTAAAAATAATAAAATCATTGTCAATCGTAAGTTCACCATCATAAACTTCAATCTCATCAAATGCTGAAGCTACAGAGTTTTTTAAATTTTTGTAAGCATTTGCCCGTATAAGATTTTCGCTAATATAAATTATTGTTGTAAGAAATATGATTGCAAGGCTTATCATAAGACCAATATACCAGAAAGCTATTTTGGATTTTATGGAAAATTTATTTATTTTCATTATCAACCCTCAGGACATAGCCCAGTCCACGAACTGTGTGAATGAGTTTTGGGGTATAGCCGTCATCAATCTTTTTTCTCAAATATCTGATATAAACATCTATAACATTGGTTCCACCCTCGTATTCATAATTCCATATATGATCCTCTATTCTTTCTCTTGGTAAAATTTTTCCTTTATTTCGTATTAGATATTCCAAAATCGAATATTCTCTACCTGATAGCTTTATAAGCACATCATCTCTAAAAACTGTTTTAGCATCAAGGTCGACCTTAAGATTGGCTATTGTAATTATATTGTCGGCATTTCCAGAATTACGTCTTAGCAGGACACGGATACGAGCCATAAGTTCTTCAAAAATAAAAGGTTTCACAAGATAGTCATCTGCTCCGTAATCTAGCCCTTTTACTTTATCATCTATATTATCTCTTGCAGTTAAAAGCAGTATCGGAACTTTATTTTTCTTTGCCCTTATTCTTTTAATCACTTCAAATCCATCAAGTTTTGGGAGCATAATATCTAGAATTATTGCATCATATTCAGTTCCTTCCACATACCTGACTGCCTCTTCTCCATCGAAACAGCTATCAACTCCATAATATTCCTTTTCTAACTTTTTTGTAATAAGGTCATTTAATTTCTTTTCGTCTTCTACAACTAATAATCTCATTATCACTCACTCTCTTCCGTCTCAGTCAGGACACACTGATTCTCTTCGCAAAACAATTTTAATTGCTCTGTTTTCACTATTTTTTCATACTTTTCATCACTTTCTGTAAACAATTCATTTTTATTATACCTCATAAATACAGTTAAAAACAGTGAAAGAAGAAAAATTCTTTTTATAAGATTTCTATAATTTCCAGATTTAATTAAAAATTTTCTTATTTCCATTTTATTTTATCCTTATTTTTTACAGCTAGAAATGCTCCTCCGCCTGTCAGTACCACTCCCAAAAGAATTAAAATAATATTTGCTGTAAAAACTCCTGAAACAAGCGAAACAAGCCCTCCACCAATCAGTCTTGCAATAAATTTCTGAATCGTACGGTTTTTATAATTTGTTTTCGGAACATTCGGATTGCTATTATAAGAATTATCAGCATTTACATTATTTATAATACTATTATTATTTGTATTATTACTGTCATTTTCCTCAAATTCAGTAATTTCATTTTTCTCTGACTGCTGTGTTTCATAAGTTTTAACTTCTTTTATCTCTCTTTCTTTATTATTTTCATAAAAATTATTTTTATCATTAAAAAGAATCCCATTCATTCTCAAAACTTGTGCATCTTCTTTTGTAAATGGATACCAGCCTTGTTTAATCAGACTTTTAGCATACATTTTATTGTATATAAAACCGAATATAATTGATAAAACAAATATCAATGGAAAAAATATTATACCTGCCGTACTAATTACAACAAAAGTAATTCCAGCTGTGATGTAATCCTCTTTAATTAAAGGATATATAAATCCTAAAAGAAATGCTGCTCTTGAAAAACCAAATTTCACTTCTTTTCTTAAAACGCCATTTTCCAAAATCGCTCTTTTTCGATTTATCTGTTTCATGAGTAATCATCTCCTTTTATTTTATTATTTATATTTTCAAAAATATGGTATTATCAAAACATTAAAATAAAATGAGAGCTTTTATATTTTTTAAATTTGCTGCAATATATTATAACAATCTATGAAAAAAAAAGAAAAACTCAGAAATTTTTCTGAGTCTTATAGGCTTTGGTATAAGCCGGATTCTGTATTCGTTAATCATTTATCTAAATCAATAATTGCTTATGGATTTTAGCGAGCTACCAATCAAGCCAAGACGGGCCGCCTTTTAACAGCTTTCTGCTTGCTCTTGCTTTGGGAGGGGTTTACCTAGCTAACTCAATCTCTTAAATTACTGGTAGTCCCTTACACTACCTTTTCACCCTTACCTGAAAAAACACAGGCGGTTTCTTTTCTGTGGCACTTTCCTTAGGATTTCTCCCAGCAGCCGTTAGCTGCCTCCCTTGCCCTGCAAAGTCCAGACTTTCCTCTTAAAAATTTTTATTATAAGATCATCAAGCGATTAACTCCAAAACCATAATTTATAATATCATTTTTTTTCAATATTTGTCAATTTGTTTTTGATATAAATTAAGACTATCGCATATTAAAATTTTATCTTTAATGAAACATTTTATTTGTTGAGTAAGCAAATAAACAAGAATTTTATTAAAAAATATTTTGAAATTTATTTAAATTTATTTAAAAATTGTTTATTCAGATTTTTTATGTTTTCTTCTTACGGGTGTCCTAACTATAGGTAGAATGAAAACATTAGAAATATTTTTTTTAAATATTTACAAAACTTTTTTTATTTATTTTTAAATATTTTATTTTATCAAGAAAATTAAAAAATTTGAAATATTTTTTTGTATATGATATAATAAAGCAGGTTTTGATTAATTAAAAAGATTTTGAGGTGATTATAAAAATGAAAAAATTAGTGTTATTTTTTATGGCATTGCTTGTATTTAATGTGTCATTTGCAAAGGAAAAACTTGATACAACTTTTACATTTCAAGGATATTCTCCAACATCGAAAAGTGGTATAAGTGCTAGCCCTAGAACAAAGATTATGAAGAACTCGAAGATTTCCTATCCATTATTTATAGGTGGTAGTAATCCTGATGTTATTAAAAATATGAATGCAATTATGACAAGTTTTATTTCTAATTATAAATCTACAAAACATGTGTCTTATGATACTTCTTATGAAATTACAGCAAATAATAGTTTGTTTTTAAGTGTTTTATTTACAATTAAATTAACAGATAATGATACAGGACAAAAAACAATTCTTCACAATGCAATATCGTATAACTTAAAAAATGGTAAGCAATTGCAGCTTAAAGATTTGTTTGTAAATGGATTTAACGATTCACTAGCTGATGCAGTAAATTCAAAATTTAAACAATTTGGACTTCCACAAATTGATAAATTTGATGCTATTGATAGACAGCAAAATTTCTATTTGGAAAATGATGCTCTTGTCTTGATTTACAATAAAGGTGAAGCTTCTAATTTTGCTGATG
This window encodes:
- a CDS encoding response regulator transcription factor; this encodes MRLLVVEDEKKLNDLITKKLEKEYYGVDSCFDGEEAVRYVEGTEYDAIILDIMLPKLDGFEVIKRIRAKKNKVPILLLTARDNIDDKVKGLDYGADDYLVKPFIFEELMARIRVLLRRNSGNADNIITIANLKVDLDAKTVFRDDVLIKLSGREYSILEYLIRNKGKILPRERIEDHIWNYEYEGGTNVIDVYIRYLRKKIDDGYTPKLIHTVRGLGYVLRVDNENK
- a CDS encoding sensor histidine kinase, which codes for MKINKFSIKSKIAFWYIGLMISLAIIFLTTIIYISENLIRANAYKNLKNSVASAFDEIEVYDGELTIDNDFIIFNNNVHLSVYNDETGFIYGDIPLDFEYDETFSDKNNVRIIRHKNKKWYIFDSKKNFQDYGIVHIRGITPATEVENIIETIVLISLIVLPFFLLFSAISGYFITKKAFKPIEKIREAAEKINEGNDLTQRINIGEGNDEIYTLANTFDTMFDRLQSSFEREAQFTSDVSHELRTPVSIIISECEYGLENLTSIENAKHTIFSVLEETKKMSKLISQLLTLSRMDRGNQKLNLDKINMSEMAHLIADSQLYNADSKNIKIHPEIEEDIFIIGDEMMIMRIFVNLISNAINYGRENGNIWIKLTQDKNFAICKIIDDGIGIEKENIPKIWGRFYQVESSRTTENLGLGLSMVKWIIEAHKGDIYVESEIGKGSSFIFKLKKEVK
- a CDS encoding GTPase, translated to MKQINRKRAILENGVLRKEVKFGFSRAAFLLGFIYPLIKEDYITAGITFVVISTAGIIFFPLIFVLSIIFGFIYNKMYAKSLIKQGWYPFTKEDAQVLRMNGILFNDKNNFYENNKEREIKEVKTYETQQSEKNEITEFEENDSNNTNNNSIINNVNADNSYNSNPNVPKTNYKNRTIQKFIARLIGGGLVSLVSGVFTANIILILLGVVLTGGGAFLAVKNKDKIKWK
- a CDS encoding RsiV family protein — protein: MKKLVLFFMALLVFNVSFAKEKLDTTFTFQGYSPTSKSGISASPRTKIMKNSKISYPLFIGGSNPDVIKNMNAIMTSFISNYKSTKHVSYDTSYEITANNSLFLSVLFTIKLTDNDTGQKTILHNAISYNLKNGKQLQLKDLFVNGFNDSLADAVNSKFKQFGLPQIDKFDAIDRQQNFYLENDALVLIYNKGEASNFADGEVYIPFLFTDLIGIIQ
- a CDS encoding PepSY domain-containing protein; amino-acid sequence: MKKKFLKKLLILFFITMTGVFANENSVKKTKTIRVLNVDVKISIEQAKQLALNHSKVAKNSAKMTKIRLDKENRKFIYEIEFYTERKKYKYNIDANTGKVLSYSEKERSSASTVIRDDGKIINTNGSDTEIRKTPKYIGMEKAKEIAVSRITGAKRINITNIQLDNEKGRMIYEGRMVYKNTEYKFDIDATTGEVIKWEVNEN